In Burkholderia sp. GAS332, one DNA window encodes the following:
- a CDS encoding Adenylate kinase, with protein MTHLVFFCGHAGTGKTTLAKKLIGPLMQASESPFCLLDKDTLFGGYSAAAMGMLTGDPNDRDSPLFLQHLRDPEYRGLLDTARDNLELGISALVVGPLSREVRERRLFDRAWLGIGADVTLRVVWVYTSEEMARQRITARGNPNDGYKLAHWDEYRQRRFVPSGEICDDLLMFDNTAPTHADYEALLARLVGEHASSAMPPLPV; from the coding sequence GTGACCCATCTGGTTTTCTTCTGCGGTCATGCAGGCACCGGCAAGACGACCCTGGCGAAGAAGCTGATCGGCCCGCTGATGCAGGCAAGCGAATCGCCCTTCTGCCTGCTCGATAAAGATACGCTGTTCGGCGGCTACAGCGCGGCCGCCATGGGCATGCTGACCGGCGATCCGAACGACCGCGACAGCCCGCTTTTTCTCCAGCATCTGCGCGATCCCGAGTATCGCGGTCTGCTCGATACCGCCCGCGACAATCTCGAACTCGGCATTAGCGCGCTGGTCGTCGGGCCGCTGTCGCGCGAAGTGCGCGAGCGGCGTCTGTTCGATCGCGCCTGGCTGGGCATCGGCGCGGACGTCACGCTGCGAGTCGTATGGGTCTACACGTCCGAAGAGATGGCGCGTCAACGCATCACCGCGCGCGGCAATCCGAACGATGGCTATAAACTTGCGCATTGGGACGAGTATCGGCAGCGCCGCTTCGTGCCGAGCGGCGAGATTTGCGACGATCTGCTGATGTTCGACAATACCGCGCCAACCCACGCGGATTACGAAGCGTTGCTCGCCCGCCTCGTTGGCGAGCATGCGTCGTCCGCCATGCCGCCGCTGCCCGTTTAG
- a CDS encoding cyd operon protein YbgT: MWYFTWILGIGVALGFGIINVMWLEASGKFARDPQLASTPTAQPEDTSA, from the coding sequence ATGTGGTACTTCACCTGGATTCTCGGCATCGGCGTGGCATTGGGCTTCGGCATCATCAATGTGATGTGGCTGGAAGCAAGCGGCAAATTCGCGCGTGACCCGCAGCTTGCCAGCACCCCAACCGCCCAGCCCGAGGACACGTCTGCGTGA
- a CDS encoding Plasmid stability protein, which yields MANLWIRGVDQTLYDALIWEAEANGRSVEEEQRAILEGALQKVYNRQFVRALMSIPDVGEDADFERVNDRREAPVVFD from the coding sequence ATGGCAAATCTATGGATTCGTGGCGTTGATCAAACGTTGTATGACGCACTCATTTGGGAAGCTGAAGCGAACGGGCGCTCGGTGGAGGAAGAGCAGCGGGCGATTCTGGAGGGGGCGTTGCAGAAGGTGTACAACCGGCAGTTCGTCAGAGCCTTGATGAGCATCCCCGATGTTGGGGAGGACGCGGATTTTGAGCGGGTGAACGACAGGCGCGAGGCTCCCGTTGTATTTGATTGA
- a CDS encoding magnesium transporter, whose product MLINCAAYQDGRKLGDIDIEHISDYVARPECFVWVALKDPEPDELAVMKDEFGLHELAIEDAQNGHQRPKIEEYGESLFAVMHTVEMDEAGELLIGEVDVFVGHNYVLSVRRGTRTGFQNVRARCEREPHLLKEGSAFVLYALADDIVDRYFPVIEAMNTEIEALEDRIFERNNSAASRVIIEDLYSLKRRLVILQHHVTPLQEAIGKLTGGRIPSLCEGMQAYFRDVYDHLQRIVKTIDGRREMVVTAVQVNLGMISLAESEVTKRLGSFAALFAVPTMIAGIYGMNFEAIPELHYKFGYPICLAVMLTVDVILYWRFRKAGWL is encoded by the coding sequence ATGCTGATCAATTGCGCCGCCTATCAGGACGGCCGGAAGCTGGGCGACATCGATATCGAGCACATCAGCGACTACGTGGCGCGGCCCGAGTGCTTCGTCTGGGTCGCGCTGAAAGACCCGGAGCCGGACGAGCTTGCCGTGATGAAAGACGAATTCGGCCTGCACGAACTGGCGATCGAAGATGCGCAAAACGGCCATCAGCGTCCAAAAATCGAGGAGTACGGCGAGTCGCTATTCGCCGTTATGCATACCGTGGAAATGGACGAAGCGGGCGAACTGCTGATCGGCGAGGTCGACGTGTTCGTGGGGCATAACTATGTGCTGTCGGTGCGACGCGGCACGCGCACCGGGTTCCAGAACGTTCGCGCCCGCTGCGAACGCGAGCCGCATTTGCTCAAGGAAGGCTCGGCGTTCGTGCTGTACGCGCTGGCGGACGACATCGTCGATCGCTATTTTCCGGTCATCGAGGCGATGAACACCGAGATCGAGGCACTCGAAGACCGGATCTTCGAGCGCAATAATTCGGCGGCGTCGCGCGTGATCATTGAAGATCTGTACTCGTTGAAACGCCGCCTCGTGATCCTGCAACACCACGTGACGCCATTGCAGGAAGCGATCGGCAAATTGACGGGCGGCCGCATTCCGAGCCTCTGCGAAGGCATGCAAGCCTATTTTCGCGACGTCTACGACCACCTCCAGCGGATCGTCAAAACCATCGACGGCCGGCGCGAAATGGTCGTTACCGCGGTACAGGTCAATCTGGGGATGATCTCGCTGGCCGAAAGCGAGGTGACCAAGCGGCTCGGCTCGTTTGCCGCGTTGTTCGCGGTACCGACCATGATCGCCGGTATCTACGGGATGAACTTCGAGGCCATCCCCGAGTTGCATTACAAGTTTGGCTATCCGATCTGTCTGGCCGTGATGCTGACCGTGGATGTGATCTTGTACTGGCGCTTCCGCAAGGCCGGCTGGCTTTGA
- a CDS encoding monosaccharide ABC transporter substrate-binding protein, CUT2 family, translating to MSHRIRRRMLAATVLVTAAAVLPFSSAYAQTAPGHKPKVALVMKSLANEFFLTMENGAKDYQKHNASQFDLITNGIKDETDTANQIRIVEQMIVSKVDAIVLAPADSKALVPVVKKAVDAGIIVVNIDNRLDPDVLKSKDLNVPFVGPDNRKGARKVGDYLAKKLKAGDEVGIIEGVSTTTNAQQRTAGFKDAMQAVGAKVVSVQSGDWEIDKGNAVASAMLNEYPNLKALLAGNDNMAIGAVSAIRAAGKQGKVLVVGYDNINAIKPMLKDGRVLATADQYAAKQAVFGIDTALKAISEHKKQSQLSGVVETPCDLVTK from the coding sequence ATGAGCCATCGCATTCGCCGCCGCATGCTGGCGGCCACTGTCCTTGTCACCGCCGCCGCCGTTTTGCCGTTTTCCTCCGCGTATGCGCAAACCGCGCCCGGCCATAAGCCGAAGGTCGCGCTGGTGATGAAGTCGCTCGCGAACGAGTTCTTCCTGACCATGGAAAACGGCGCCAAGGACTACCAGAAACATAATGCCTCCCAGTTCGACCTGATCACCAACGGCATCAAGGACGAAACCGATACCGCAAACCAGATCCGGATCGTCGAACAGATGATCGTCTCGAAGGTCGATGCGATCGTGCTGGCGCCGGCTGACTCGAAGGCGCTGGTGCCGGTCGTCAAGAAGGCCGTCGATGCGGGCATCATCGTCGTGAATATCGACAACCGGCTCGACCCGGACGTGCTCAAGTCGAAAGACCTGAACGTGCCGTTTGTTGGCCCGGATAACCGCAAGGGCGCGCGGAAGGTCGGCGATTACCTGGCCAAGAAACTGAAGGCAGGCGATGAAGTCGGCATTATCGAAGGCGTGTCGACCACCACCAACGCGCAACAACGCACCGCGGGCTTCAAGGATGCCATGCAGGCCGTCGGCGCCAAGGTCGTGTCCGTGCAGTCGGGCGATTGGGAAATCGACAAGGGCAACGCGGTGGCGTCGGCGATGCTCAATGAGTATCCGAACCTGAAGGCGCTCCTGGCCGGCAACGACAATATGGCGATCGGCGCAGTCTCGGCCATTCGCGCGGCAGGCAAGCAGGGCAAAGTGCTGGTGGTCGGTTACGACAACATCAACGCGATCAAGCCGATGCTCAAGGACGGTCGCGTCCTTGCCACTGCCGACCAGTACGCCGCCAAGCAGGCCGTGTTCGGCATCGACACCGCGCTGAAGGCAATCAGCGAGCACAAGAAGCAGTCGCAGTTGTCCGGCGTGGTGGAAACGCCTTGCGACCTGGTGACCAAGTAG
- a CDS encoding transcriptional regulator, LacI family yields the protein MATIKDVAAVAGVSFTTVSHVVNNSRPVSADVRAKVEHAIRQLHYVPSAVARSLKARATATIGLVVPNSTNPYFAEMARGIEDGCSRNGYCLFFCNSDDDPAKQRNYLRVLQEKRIDGLIVASAGDDAVLAQTLADAREPLVVVDRNIEGVNADLVQIDHEKGGYLATRHLLELGHVRIGCITGPVKTAVSAMRVHGFIRAMAERGIEIPSGAIVESDFSGAGGHRAAAQLFDTVKPSAIFAGNDMMGIGALRAAAERNISVPRDCSIIGFDDIELGRFTYPSLSTVGQSVRALGDMAAQTLIERIAGTSSGNPRAPGRRRVVSPRLIVRESTATWAGAARRDLAA from the coding sequence ATGGCGACGATCAAGGATGTAGCGGCCGTGGCAGGCGTGTCGTTCACGACGGTATCGCACGTGGTGAACAACTCACGGCCGGTGTCGGCCGACGTGCGCGCGAAGGTCGAACACGCGATCCGTCAGCTTCACTATGTACCGTCGGCGGTGGCCCGTTCGCTCAAGGCGCGGGCGACGGCAACGATCGGTCTGGTTGTGCCGAACAGCACGAACCCGTATTTCGCGGAGATGGCGCGCGGTATCGAGGATGGTTGCTCGCGCAACGGCTACTGCCTGTTCTTCTGCAATTCCGACGACGATCCGGCCAAGCAGCGTAATTATCTGCGCGTGCTGCAGGAAAAGCGCATCGACGGACTGATCGTCGCCTCCGCCGGCGACGACGCGGTGCTGGCGCAGACGCTCGCCGACGCCCGCGAGCCGCTGGTCGTTGTGGACCGCAATATCGAGGGCGTGAACGCGGACCTGGTGCAGATCGACCACGAGAAGGGCGGCTATCTTGCGACGCGTCATTTGCTCGAACTGGGGCACGTGCGGATCGGCTGCATCACCGGGCCCGTCAAGACGGCGGTGAGCGCCATGCGGGTGCACGGCTTCATCCGCGCGATGGCGGAGCGCGGTATCGAGATTCCGTCCGGGGCGATTGTCGAAAGCGATTTTTCGGGGGCGGGCGGCCATCGCGCGGCCGCACAGCTGTTCGACACCGTGAAGCCGTCGGCGATTTTTGCCGGCAACGATATGATGGGCATCGGCGCGTTGCGCGCCGCGGCGGAGCGCAATATCAGCGTGCCGCGCGACTGTTCGATCATCGGTTTCGACGATATCGAACTGGGGCGATTCACGTATCCGTCGCTCTCGACCGTGGGGCAGTCGGTCCGCGCGCTCGGCGATATGGCCGCGCAGACCTTGATCGAGCGCATCGCCGGGACGTCGTCGGGCAATCCGCGCGCGCCGGGCCGCCGGCGTGTCGTGTCGCCGCGCCTGATCGTGCGCGAATCGACCGCGACATGGGCTGGCGCGGCGAGGCGCGATCTGGCAGCCTGA
- a CDS encoding methyl-accepting chemotaxis sensory transducer with TarH sensor, with protein sequence MLNKGITIKARIGLTMAFLAALLVAIGVFGLFGMSRSNDAYQDTFTNAMPSAVDIGNAELFAARERLALDRAAFMAGTPDVASTLERARSMRTTSDMWWKKYMDLPRDADEDRLAQDVIAKRDALHQQLDLFSSTIAANDQTKIVDNAKHLQETYNDLATADDALRKFQFVSAKQGYDSAQNSFEVFRTVSAVALLVGVLAAVMSYLTLSRAIARPLDAALGHFDEISAGDLRRPVVITSRDEMGQLLEGIAKMQRSLTETVRTVRSGSESIATATRQIAAGNIDLSSRTEEQASALQETASSMEELTGTVKQNADNARQASSLAANASEIANKGSAVVGQVVGTMGDINQSSAKIADIISIIEGIAFQTNILALNAAVEAARAGEEGRGFAVVAGEVRSLAQRSSAAAKEIKELIDTSVERVQSGSALVDEAGRTMTEIIGAVQRVTDIMGEIAAASEEQSSGIDQVARAVTQMDEVTQQNAALVEEAAAAASSLEDQAGKLRTAVAVFQLEESGFKAPVSAAPKRVAAPARPIAARKVSQPASHAAAQPARASAAPAATPAAAAPTRTPAKATASAGSDQDWETF encoded by the coding sequence ATGTTGAACAAAGGCATCACGATCAAGGCGCGGATTGGCCTCACGATGGCTTTTCTCGCCGCGCTGCTAGTCGCCATTGGCGTTTTCGGTCTGTTCGGCATGAGCCGTTCGAACGACGCTTACCAGGACACGTTCACTAACGCTATGCCGAGTGCGGTCGATATCGGCAACGCCGAGCTCTTTGCGGCGCGCGAGCGCTTGGCGCTCGACCGGGCCGCGTTCATGGCCGGCACGCCCGATGTCGCGTCGACGCTCGAGCGCGCGCGTTCGATGCGCACCACGTCCGACATGTGGTGGAAGAAGTATATGGACCTGCCGCGCGACGCCGACGAAGACCGTCTCGCGCAGGACGTTATCGCCAAACGTGACGCGCTGCATCAGCAATTGGATCTGTTTTCGTCAACGATAGCGGCGAACGACCAGACCAAGATCGTCGACAACGCCAAGCATCTGCAGGAGACGTACAACGATCTCGCCACCGCCGACGACGCGCTGCGCAAGTTCCAGTTCGTATCGGCCAAGCAAGGTTACGACTCCGCGCAAAACAGCTTCGAAGTGTTCCGCACGGTGAGCGCAGTCGCCCTGCTGGTCGGCGTGCTCGCCGCCGTAATGTCCTACCTGACGTTGAGCCGCGCGATTGCCCGTCCGCTCGACGCAGCCCTGGGTCATTTCGACGAGATCTCCGCGGGCGATCTGCGCCGCCCGGTCGTGATCACCTCGCGCGACGAAATGGGGCAGTTGCTTGAAGGCATCGCCAAAATGCAGCGCAGTCTCACCGAAACGGTGCGTACGGTGCGCAGCGGCAGTGAATCGATCGCGACGGCCACGCGCCAGATCGCGGCCGGCAATATCGACCTGTCCTCGCGCACGGAAGAGCAGGCGTCGGCCCTGCAGGAAACCGCATCGAGCATGGAAGAGCTGACCGGCACGGTCAAGCAGAACGCCGACAACGCCCGCCAGGCGAGCTCGCTCGCGGCCAATGCGTCGGAGATCGCCAACAAGGGCAGCGCGGTGGTCGGCCAGGTGGTCGGCACGATGGGCGATATCAATCAGAGCTCGGCGAAGATTGCCGACATCATCTCGATCATCGAAGGCATTGCGTTCCAGACCAACATCCTGGCCCTGAATGCGGCCGTGGAAGCCGCGCGAGCCGGCGAAGAAGGACGCGGGTTCGCGGTGGTGGCCGGTGAAGTGCGCAGCCTCGCGCAGCGTTCGTCGGCGGCGGCCAAGGAAATCAAGGAATTGATCGACACCTCGGTGGAGCGCGTGCAGTCCGGCTCGGCGCTGGTCGACGAAGCCGGCCGCACGATGACCGAGATCATCGGCGCGGTGCAGCGCGTGACCGACATCATGGGCGAGATCGCGGCGGCCTCGGAAGAGCAAAGCAGCGGCATCGACCAGGTGGCGCGCGCGGTCACGCAGATGGACGAAGTCACACAGCAAAATGCCGCGCTGGTGGAAGAAGCCGCTGCGGCAGCGTCTTCACTCGAAGATCAGGCCGGCAAGCTGCGCACCGCGGTCGCGGTGTTCCAGCTCGAAGAAAGCGGTTTCAAGGCGCCCGTGAGCGCGGCGCCGAAGCGCGTGGCCGCGCCGGCTCGCCCGATAGCGGCGCGTAAGGTGTCACAACCCGCGTCACACGCCGCTGCGCAGCCCGCCAGGGCCTCTGCGGCACCTGCAGCCACGCCGGCCGCCGCCGCGCCGACGAGAACACCGGCCAAAGCAACGGCCAGCGCCGGCAGCGATCAGGATTGGGAAACCTTCTGA
- a CDS encoding 2-keto-4-pentenoate hydratase, whose product MTPYDLAHRLVEARRQHRPIDAPPPDSLPPDAATAYAIQQAVIVGLGDSTGAWKIGARAPGGAAAGAPIPASLVLPSPARVAHTGFFRVLVELEIAFRFAEAIEPRGRAYARDEVLSKVGVVLPTIEIVDSRFTEWPNVAPLAQLADAQNNGALITGHPVAYAGLARGFDFVSPELELSFNGDSLVPEATGNPAGDPRELLVWFVNHCAAMGITIEPEWTLTTGSYVGAHNVDKPGIVRGHIDGLGEVEIELT is encoded by the coding sequence ATGACGCCATACGACCTCGCGCACCGCCTCGTCGAAGCCCGCCGGCAGCATCGCCCGATCGATGCGCCTCCACCCGACAGCCTGCCGCCTGACGCGGCAACCGCGTACGCGATCCAGCAGGCCGTCATTGTGGGCCTCGGCGACTCGACGGGGGCGTGGAAGATCGGTGCCAGAGCACCGGGCGGGGCCGCCGCGGGCGCGCCGATTCCGGCTTCGCTGGTCCTGCCGTCGCCCGCGCGGGTGGCCCATACCGGCTTCTTCCGGGTGCTGGTGGAGCTGGAGATCGCCTTTCGTTTCGCCGAGGCGATCGAGCCGCGCGGCCGGGCTTATGCGCGCGACGAGGTGCTCTCGAAGGTCGGTGTCGTGCTGCCGACCATCGAGATCGTCGATAGCCGGTTTACCGAATGGCCCAATGTCGCACCCCTTGCGCAACTGGCCGACGCACAGAACAACGGCGCCTTGATCACGGGGCATCCGGTCGCCTATGCGGGCCTCGCCCGCGGCTTCGATTTCGTATCGCCCGAACTGGAACTGAGTTTCAACGGCGATTCGCTGGTGCCGGAAGCCACCGGTAATCCGGCCGGCGATCCGCGTGAACTGCTGGTGTGGTTCGTCAACCATTGCGCCGCCATGGGCATTACCATCGAGCCGGAATGGACGCTCACCACCGGTTCGTACGTCGGTGCGCACAATGTGGACAAGCCGGGCATCGTACGCGGCCACATCGACGGTCTCGGGGAAGTGGAGATTGAACTGACCTGA
- a CDS encoding putative serine protein kinase, PrkA, producing the protein MDIYSSFATRFEKTREDELSLEEYLALCKDNPAAYATAGERMLTAIGEPEQIDTRNDPRMSRIFANKVIKVYPAFREFYGMEDVIEQVVAYFRHSAQGLEERKQILYLLGPVGGGKSSIAERLKQLMERVPFYSIKGSPVNESPLGLFDYDEDGPILEEQYGIPRRYLKNILSPWAVKRLHEYNGDIRKFRVVRRYPSILRQIGIAKTEPGDENNQDISSLVGKVDIRKLEQYAQDDADAYSYSGGLCLANQGLLEFVEMFKAPIKVLHPLLTATQEGNFKGTEGFGAIPFDGVILAHSNESEWKAFRNNRNNEALLDRIFVVKVPYCLRYGEEVKIYEKLLRNSSLASAICAPGTLKMMAQMSVLTRLQEPENSSLFSKMQVYDGENLKDTDPKAKSYQEYRDFAGVDEGMTGVSTRFAFKILSRVFNFDSTEVAANPVHLMYVLEQQIEREQFPPETEQKYLSFIKDVLASRYAEFIGKEIQTAYLESYSEYGQNIFDRYVTYADFWIQDQEFRDHDTGESFDRAALNAELEKIEKPAGISNPKDFRNEIVNFVLRARAANAGKNPAWISYEKLRVVIEKKMFSNTEELLPVISFNAKGSAEEQRKHEDFVNRMVTKGYTPKQVRLLCDWYLRVRKSS; encoded by the coding sequence ATGGATATCTACAGCAGTTTCGCGACCCGCTTCGAGAAAACGCGAGAAGATGAACTCTCGCTCGAGGAGTATCTCGCGCTCTGCAAAGACAATCCCGCCGCGTACGCCACGGCTGGCGAACGCATGTTGACGGCAATCGGTGAACCAGAACAGATCGACACTCGCAACGATCCGCGCATGTCGCGTATCTTCGCGAACAAGGTCATCAAGGTATACCCCGCATTCCGTGAGTTCTACGGAATGGAAGATGTGATCGAGCAGGTGGTCGCGTACTTCCGGCACTCGGCCCAGGGGCTTGAAGAAAGGAAGCAGATTCTGTATCTGTTAGGGCCGGTCGGTGGCGGTAAATCGTCGATCGCGGAACGTCTGAAGCAACTCATGGAACGCGTGCCGTTCTACTCGATCAAGGGCTCGCCCGTCAACGAGTCGCCCCTCGGTTTGTTCGATTACGACGAGGACGGTCCGATCCTCGAAGAGCAGTACGGGATTCCACGCCGCTACCTGAAAAACATTCTGAGTCCGTGGGCGGTGAAGCGCCTGCACGAATACAACGGTGACATCCGCAAGTTCCGCGTGGTGCGCCGCTACCCATCGATCCTTCGTCAGATTGGCATTGCCAAGACCGAGCCGGGTGACGAAAACAATCAGGACATTTCCTCGCTGGTCGGCAAGGTCGACATCCGCAAGCTCGAACAGTACGCGCAAGATGACGCGGACGCATACAGCTACTCCGGTGGCCTGTGTCTCGCGAATCAAGGCTTGCTCGAGTTCGTCGAAATGTTCAAGGCGCCGATCAAGGTCTTGCACCCGCTGCTTACCGCGACCCAGGAAGGCAACTTCAAGGGCACCGAAGGCTTCGGTGCGATCCCGTTCGACGGCGTGATCCTCGCCCACTCGAACGAGTCGGAATGGAAGGCGTTCCGCAACAACCGCAACAACGAAGCACTGCTTGACCGGATCTTCGTCGTGAAGGTGCCGTACTGCCTGCGCTATGGCGAAGAGGTCAAGATCTACGAGAAGCTGCTGCGTAATTCGTCGCTGGCCAGTGCGATATGCGCGCCGGGTACGTTGAAGATGATGGCGCAGATGTCGGTGCTCACGCGCTTGCAGGAGCCGGAAAACTCCAGCCTCTTTTCGAAGATGCAGGTGTACGACGGCGAAAATCTCAAGGACACCGATCCGAAGGCCAAGTCGTATCAGGAGTACCGCGACTTCGCGGGCGTGGATGAAGGGATGACCGGCGTGTCGACCCGCTTCGCGTTCAAGATTCTGTCGCGTGTATTCAACTTCGATTCGACCGAAGTCGCGGCGAATCCGGTGCATTTGATGTATGTGCTCGAACAGCAGATCGAGCGCGAGCAGTTCCCACCGGAAACCGAGCAGAAGTATCTGTCGTTTATCAAGGACGTGCTGGCGTCGCGCTATGCCGAGTTCATCGGCAAGGAGATTCAGACCGCGTATCTGGAGTCGTATTCCGAGTACGGTCAGAATATTTTCGATCGCTACGTGACGTATGCGGACTTCTGGATTCAGGATCAGGAGTTCCGCGACCACGACACCGGCGAGAGTTTCGACCGCGCGGCACTGAACGCCGAACTGGAGAAGATCGAGAAACCTGCGGGCATCAGCAACCCGAAGGACTTCCGCAACGAGATCGTCAACTTCGTGCTGCGTGCGCGTGCTGCCAATGCAGGGAAAAATCCTGCCTGGATCAGCTACGAGAAGCTGCGCGTCGTGATCGAAAAGAAGATGTTCTCGAACACGGAGGAACTGCTGCCGGTGATCTCGTTCAACGCCAAAGGTTCGGCGGAAGAGCAACGCAAGCACGAAGACTTCGTCAACCGGATGGTGACGAAGGGCTATACGCCGAAGCAGGTGCGCTTACTATGTGACTGGTATCTGCGCGTGCGCAAGTCGTCATGA
- a CDS encoding Stage V sporulation protein SpoVR/YcgB, involved in spore cortex formation: MTTKHLHNEARGYQPERGKGVPQEQQSGHAEAKADDTGAAAAGAVDTAAARGHTGTPTEGQREVRMNVADRRPLPCPSDWTFELIEEYDTHIARVAEQYELDVYPIQLELISAEQMMDAYASVGMPVNYRHWSFGKHFLSTEKSYRRGQMGLAYEIVINSNPCIAYLMEENTMTMQALVIAHAAYGHNSFFKGNYLFKLWTDAHAIIDYLVYAKNYIAECEERFGLDRVEELLDSCHALMNYGVDRYKRPQKLSLEKEFAARREREAYLQSQVNELWRTLPTRHTPLPEEIEERYPPEPQENLLYFAEKNAPFLEPWEREVIRIVRKVGQYFYPQRQTQVMNEGWATFWHYTLLNTMYAQGKLEDGFMMEFLHSHSNVVYQPPVTKPYYSGINPYALGFSMMSDIRRICEAPTEEDRKWFPELAGSPWLPAMHYAMRNFKDESFVAQYLSPHLIREMRLFSVLDDDMRDALEVSAIHDDSGYQYVRQALSRQYDMHHREPNIQVWAVNTRGDRSLTLRHFMSDNRHLSGDSDEVLKHMARLWQFDVFLESVDENGTVRKRYECKYVPPAVRI, translated from the coding sequence ATGACGACAAAACACCTGCACAACGAAGCGCGCGGCTATCAGCCGGAGCGTGGGAAAGGCGTGCCGCAGGAGCAACAGTCGGGGCATGCCGAGGCGAAGGCGGACGATACGGGAGCCGCCGCAGCCGGAGCAGTCGACACCGCTGCAGCACGGGGACACACCGGGACGCCCACTGAGGGGCAAAGGGAAGTCCGTATGAACGTAGCCGATAGAAGGCCTCTGCCGTGCCCGTCCGACTGGACCTTCGAATTGATCGAAGAGTACGACACTCATATTGCCCGTGTTGCAGAGCAATATGAACTCGACGTGTATCCGATTCAGCTCGAACTCATCAGCGCCGAACAGATGATGGACGCTTACGCATCCGTCGGCATGCCGGTGAACTACCGTCACTGGTCGTTCGGCAAACACTTTCTCTCCACCGAAAAGAGCTACCGTCGGGGGCAGATGGGGCTGGCGTACGAGATCGTCATCAACTCGAACCCTTGCATCGCGTACCTGATGGAAGAGAACACGATGACGATGCAGGCACTCGTCATCGCGCACGCGGCCTATGGGCACAACTCGTTCTTCAAGGGCAACTATCTGTTCAAGCTGTGGACGGATGCGCACGCGATCATCGATTACCTCGTCTACGCGAAGAATTACATCGCGGAGTGCGAGGAGCGCTTCGGGCTTGACCGGGTGGAGGAACTGCTCGACTCGTGCCACGCGTTGATGAACTACGGCGTGGACCGTTACAAACGGCCGCAGAAACTCTCGCTGGAAAAGGAGTTTGCGGCACGCCGCGAACGTGAGGCTTATCTGCAATCGCAGGTCAACGAACTGTGGCGCACCTTGCCGACGCGGCATACGCCGTTGCCGGAGGAAATCGAGGAGCGTTATCCGCCGGAGCCGCAGGAAAACCTGCTGTATTTCGCGGAGAAGAACGCGCCGTTTCTCGAACCGTGGGAGCGGGAAGTGATCCGTATCGTGCGGAAGGTCGGGCAGTATTTTTATCCGCAACGGCAAACCCAGGTCATGAACGAAGGCTGGGCCACGTTCTGGCATTACACCTTGCTCAACACGATGTACGCGCAGGGCAAGCTGGAAGACGGCTTCATGATGGAGTTTCTCCATTCGCACAGCAATGTGGTCTACCAGCCGCCGGTCACGAAACCGTATTACAGCGGGATCAACCCGTATGCGCTTGGTTTTTCGATGATGAGCGATATCCGCCGGATCTGTGAAGCGCCGACTGAGGAGGACCGCAAGTGGTTCCCCGAGCTGGCCGGCAGTCCGTGGCTACCGGCGATGCACTATGCGATGCGAAATTTTAAGGACGAGAGTTTTGTTGCGCAGTATCTGTCGCCTCATTTGATTCGCGAGATGCGGTTATTCTCGGTGCTGGATGATGATATGCGGGATGCGCTTGAGGTGTCGGCGATTCACGATGACAGTGGGTATCAGTATGTGCGGCAGGCGTTGTCGCGGCAGTACGATATGCATCATCGGGAGCCGAATATCCAGGTGTGGGCGGTGAATACGCGTGGTGACCGGAGCCTGACATTGCGGCATTTTATGAGTGATAACCGGCATTTGTCTGGTGATAGCGATGAGGTGCTTAAGCACATGGCGCGGTTGTGGCAGTTTGATGTTTTTCTCGAGAGCGTTGATGAGAATGGGACGGTTAGGAAGCGGTATGAGTGTAAGTATGTGCCTCCGGCGGTGAGGATTTGA